Proteins from a single region of Paenibacillus sp. BIHB 4019:
- the galU gene encoding UTP--glucose-1-phosphate uridylyltransferase GalU — protein MKKVTKAIIPAAGLGTRFLPATKAMPKEMLPIVDKPTIQYIVEEAIASGIEDIIIVTGKGKRAIEDHFDIAFELEHTLIEKGKLELLQAVQRSSNVTIHYIRQKEAKGLGHAVWCARKFIGNEPFAVLLGDDIVESEVPCTRQLIEQYDATGKSVIGVQTVSVDQTQRYGIVDPVGMDVEGSRLVQVNRFVEKPKPGHAPSNLAIMGRYVLTPEIFDFLELQEKGAGDEIQLTDAIQKLNESEGVFAYDFEGKRYDVGEKLGFILTTIDFALRNKELKLPLMTALEEIVEQQQASQLKALRRDSV, from the coding sequence ATGAAAAAAGTGACAAAAGCAATTATTCCTGCAGCTGGACTTGGAACGCGCTTCTTGCCTGCAACGAAAGCAATGCCGAAGGAGATGCTGCCGATTGTCGACAAGCCGACGATTCAATACATCGTCGAAGAAGCCATCGCATCCGGTATCGAAGACATTATTATCGTAACAGGCAAAGGAAAGCGGGCCATTGAGGACCATTTTGATATCGCATTTGAACTGGAGCACACGTTGATTGAGAAAGGCAAGCTGGAGCTGCTGCAAGCCGTGCAGCGTTCCTCCAATGTAACGATCCATTATATTCGTCAAAAAGAAGCAAAGGGGCTCGGCCATGCTGTATGGTGCGCCCGTAAATTTATCGGCAATGAGCCATTCGCTGTTTTGCTTGGCGATGACATCGTCGAATCCGAGGTGCCTTGCACAAGGCAGCTCATTGAACAATACGATGCGACGGGCAAATCGGTCATCGGCGTTCAGACCGTATCCGTCGATCAGACGCAGCGTTACGGCATTGTCGATCCGGTAGGGATGGATGTTGAAGGCAGCCGTCTCGTACAGGTTAACCGTTTCGTCGAGAAGCCGAAGCCGGGACATGCCCCTTCCAATTTGGCGATTATGGGCCGGTACGTGCTGACGCCGGAAATTTTTGATTTTCTGGAGCTGCAGGAGAAGGGCGCCGGCGACGAGATTCAATTAACCGACGCGATTCAAAAGCTGAATGAAAGCGAAGGCGTTTTTGCTTATGATTTTGAAGGCAAACGTTACGATGTCGGAGAAAAGCTTGGCTTTATTTTAACGACGATTGACTTCGCTTTGCGTAATAAGGAGCTTAAGCTTCCGCTGATGACGGCGCTTGAGGAAATTGTTGAGCAGCAGCAGGCTAGCCAGCTCAAAGCACTGAGGAGGGATAGCGTATGA
- a CDS encoding glycosyltransferase, giving the protein MSKPFIIVSTADWDNPFWTNKQHIADRLAGRGHQVLYLNSLGLRKPSSNGKDIKRIIKRLSQFFSGLQHKKTNLWVWSPVVIPYQRFSFVRKLNFFIVRQYVKHFARKLGMEDYVLWTYNPLTQPLLNMREQLSVYHCVDEISAQPGMPEQIIKEQEARLVEDVDVVFATAPNLYETRKAINESTYYSPNVAEFNHFNKALSPDTAIPAELLRMKGPKVGFIGAISGYKLDLALIETVASRNPHVHFVFIGQVGEGDPWTDADRLGQTPNIHLIGPKPYSELPGYLKGFDACLLPNVINEYTTNMFPMKFFEYLSAGKPVVMTPLPAVRDYYSYCYVAADADAFDKQLGLALNEGLLDNYEQLILDRVAEAKKHDWESRIDTMLAVVDAHIKGAGAPEALRAANLPGAAALDAAVSPRSSKTSKAARSVGSKA; this is encoded by the coding sequence ATGTCTAAGCCATTTATTATTGTGTCAACCGCCGATTGGGATAACCCCTTCTGGACGAATAAGCAGCATATTGCCGACAGGCTCGCGGGCCGCGGGCATCAGGTGCTGTATCTGAACTCGCTTGGCCTTCGCAAGCCGTCAAGCAACGGCAAGGATATTAAGCGCATTATAAAGCGGCTCAGTCAATTTTTTAGCGGGCTGCAGCACAAAAAAACAAATCTATGGGTATGGTCGCCAGTCGTCATCCCTTATCAGCGGTTCAGCTTCGTTCGGAAGCTGAACTTTTTTATTGTCCGGCAGTATGTAAAGCATTTCGCCCGGAAGCTTGGGATGGAGGATTACGTGCTGTGGACATACAATCCGCTGACGCAGCCGCTGCTGAATATGCGTGAGCAGCTGTCGGTTTACCACTGCGTAGATGAAATTTCCGCGCAGCCCGGCATGCCCGAGCAAATTATTAAGGAGCAGGAGGCGCGGCTGGTGGAGGATGTCGATGTCGTTTTTGCTACGGCACCCAATCTGTATGAGACGCGCAAGGCGATCAACGAAAGCACTTATTACAGCCCGAATGTAGCGGAATTCAATCATTTCAACAAGGCGTTGTCGCCAGACACGGCCATTCCTGCGGAGCTTTTGCGGATGAAGGGTCCCAAGGTCGGCTTCATCGGTGCTATAAGCGGCTACAAGCTGGATTTGGCATTAATCGAAACGGTGGCGTCCCGCAACCCTCATGTGCATTTTGTGTTCATTGGACAGGTGGGAGAGGGCGACCCGTGGACCGATGCAGACCGGCTGGGCCAGACGCCGAACATTCATTTGATCGGGCCAAAGCCGTACAGCGAGCTGCCGGGTTATTTGAAAGGCTTCGATGCCTGCCTGCTGCCTAATGTCATTAACGAATACACGACGAATATGTTTCCGATGAAATTTTTCGAATATTTATCAGCAGGCAAGCCGGTTGTCATGACGCCGCTGCCAGCGGTCAGGGATTATTATTCCTACTGCTATGTTGCCGCAGATGCTGATGCCTTCGACAAACAGCTGGGGCTGGCGTTGAATGAAGGGCTGCTAGACAATTACGAGCAGTTAATCCTGGATCGTGTCGCCGAAGCGAAAAAGCATGACTGGGAGTCGCGCATTGATACGATGCTCGCCGTCGTGGATGCGCATATCAAAGGCGCAGGCGCACCTGAGGCGCTGCGTGCAGCGAACCTGCCGGGAGCAGCGGCGCTGGACGCAGCCGTTTCGCCAAGAAGCAGCAAAACTAGTAAAGCCGCCCGGAGCGTGGGCAGCAAAGCTTAG
- a CDS encoding HSP90 family protein gives MSNEQEYRFQVNLSGMINILSNHLYSSPNVYLRELLQNATDAITARGQLEPGFTGNVTVEISGSGSGATMTVEDNGVGLTEEDIHQFLAMIGHSSKVGQDFIAKETSFIGRFGIGLLSCFMVSDEIVVLTQSVKGGPSMEWRGKPDGTYTIRQLSTQLAPGTKIYLRCKPDSEPYYEPQMVADLLFYYGALLPYPVRLHANGDAKTINESRPDWILQPELARGRRREVLAFGEKLLGEPLQDFIPLQTANGRTGGIAFILPHSVNLNARRSHKVYLKQMLVSDKAENILPEWAFFVKCLIWTDELQPTASREHFYEDERLESVREELGQSIRNELMRIGEYEPDRLQRIIQLHALSMKALAAQDEDFLQTIYRWITFESTYGERTFGELMAENKKIFYTLSVDEYRQITHVAAAQSMLVLNGGYIYNHELLERLSILLPELDMERLLPEDVSLSFEDLTNEERNQFYERIRLADGALQRFRCQIQLKRFAPAELPALYTLSKESSSLRSLEKAKENSSDLLASVLGNLGASFTESAYSTLYFNLNNPLVQKIFTSADSQMFTTAVQMLYTNALLMGHYPMTRQELGVLGQGMVKFIDWGLSSNA, from the coding sequence ATGAGCAACGAGCAAGAGTATCGATTTCAAGTTAATTTAAGCGGAATGATTAATATACTTTCCAACCATTTATATAGCAGCCCTAATGTTTATTTGCGCGAGCTTCTGCAAAACGCGACGGATGCTATTACTGCACGAGGACAGCTTGAGCCTGGTTTTACCGGAAATGTGACGGTAGAAATTTCAGGCAGCGGCAGTGGGGCGACGATGACGGTTGAAGACAACGGCGTAGGGCTGACCGAGGAGGATATTCATCAGTTTCTAGCGATGATCGGACATTCCTCCAAGGTTGGTCAAGATTTTATTGCAAAAGAAACCTCGTTTATCGGCCGCTTCGGCATCGGTCTGCTGTCCTGCTTTATGGTCAGCGACGAAATCGTCGTTCTTACCCAATCGGTGAAGGGCGGGCCATCCATGGAATGGCGCGGCAAGCCGGACGGCACGTATACGATCCGCCAGCTGAGCACCCAGCTGGCACCGGGAACGAAAATTTATTTGCGCTGCAAGCCAGATAGCGAGCCTTATTACGAGCCGCAAATGGTTGCGGATTTACTATTCTATTATGGCGCTCTGCTGCCCTATCCGGTTAGGCTGCATGCAAATGGAGACGCGAAGACGATTAACGAGTCGCGGCCTGACTGGATTTTGCAGCCGGAGCTGGCGCGCGGCCGTCGCCGCGAAGTGCTTGCCTTCGGCGAAAAGCTGCTGGGCGAGCCGCTGCAGGATTTTATCCCGCTCCAAACAGCGAATGGCCGAACGGGCGGAATCGCCTTTATTTTGCCGCATAGTGTGAATCTGAATGCCCGCCGTTCCCATAAAGTATATCTGAAGCAAATGCTCGTCTCCGATAAAGCGGAAAATATTTTGCCGGAATGGGCGTTTTTCGTCAAATGCCTCATCTGGACAGATGAGCTTCAGCCGACAGCATCACGCGAGCATTTCTATGAGGATGAACGGCTGGAATCGGTGCGCGAGGAGCTTGGACAATCGATCCGCAATGAGCTTATGCGCATAGGCGAATATGAGCCTGACCGCTTGCAGCGTATCATTCAGCTGCATGCTTTATCGATGAAGGCACTCGCTGCGCAGGATGAGGACTTCCTGCAAACCATTTACCGCTGGATTACATTTGAGAGCACCTACGGAGAACGAACATTTGGCGAGCTGATGGCCGAAAATAAAAAAATATTTTACACGTTATCTGTTGATGAATACCGTCAAATTACCCATGTGGCCGCAGCACAATCGATGCTCGTCCTCAATGGCGGCTATATTTATAACCATGAATTGCTCGAGCGTTTGTCGATTCTTCTTCCCGAGCTCGATATGGAAAGGCTGCTGCCGGAAGATGTATCGCTGTCCTTCGAGGACTTAACGAATGAGGAGCGCAATCAATTTTACGAGCGAATTCGCCTTGCAGATGGGGCCTTGCAGCGTTTCCGCTGTCAAATTCAGCTCAAACGTTTTGCTCCAGCAGAGCTTCCTGCCCTTTATACGCTGTCGAAGGAATCATCGTCGCTGCGCTCCTTGGAGAAAGCGAAGGAAAACAGCTCGGACCTGCTCGCTTCCGTACTCGGCAACCTTGGCGCAAGCTTTACAGAATCGGCGTATTCGACTCTTTATTTTAACTTAAACAATCCGCTAGTCCAGAAAATTTTCACCAGTGCCGATAGCCAAATGTTCACTACCGCTGTCCAAATGCTGTATACGAATGCTTTGCTGATGGGCCATTATCCGATGACGCGCCAGGAGCTTGGTGTACTAGGCCAAGGCATGGTTAAATTTATCGACTGGGGACTATCGTCGAACGCTTAA
- a CDS encoding glycosyltransferase family 4 protein, whose protein sequence is MRVAIVHEWLVTYAGSEKVVEQLLNIYPDADLFCVIDFLEEKDRHMLKGKKPITTFIQQLPFAKKMYKTYLPFMPLAVEQFDLSGYDVIISSSHAVAKGIITGPDQIHISYVHTPIRYAWDLQHQYLSELGKLKQLVSKLLLHQIRMWDVRTANGVDVFLANSSYIARRIHKIYRRQAQVVYPPVEVKAFGNHSNQDRKEYYFTASRLVPYKRIDLVVEAFAKMPDKELIVIGDGPEMKTLKQLATPNVKLLGYQPNAVLLKHMQQAKAFIFAGEEDFGISMVEAQAAGTPVIAYGKGGAQDIVKGLGENNPTGLFFEKQDAESVIDAVRQFELLSWMMTDANCRQNAQQFSVEAFLYHISSIVSGSFNERFNPMKVQA, encoded by the coding sequence ATGAGAGTGGCTATCGTTCATGAATGGCTGGTAACCTATGCAGGTTCAGAGAAGGTAGTAGAACAACTGCTGAATATTTACCCCGACGCGGACCTGTTCTGTGTAATTGATTTTCTGGAAGAGAAGGACCGCCATATGCTGAAGGGAAAAAAGCCGATTACAACTTTTATTCAGCAGCTGCCTTTTGCGAAAAAAATGTACAAAACGTATCTTCCTTTTATGCCGCTGGCGGTCGAGCAGTTTGACTTATCCGGCTATGATGTCATCATATCCAGCTCGCATGCGGTCGCGAAAGGCATTATTACGGGCCCTGATCAAATTCATATTTCCTATGTGCATACGCCGATCCGTTATGCCTGGGATTTGCAGCATCAATATTTAAGCGAGCTGGGCAAGCTGAAGCAGCTCGTATCCAAGCTGCTGCTTCACCAAATTCGCATGTGGGATGTGCGGACAGCGAACGGCGTAGATGTGTTTCTCGCGAACTCGTCTTATATCGCCCGGCGCATTCACAAAATTTATCGCCGCCAGGCACAGGTAGTGTACCCTCCGGTTGAAGTGAAGGCGTTCGGCAATCACTCCAATCAGGATCGGAAAGAGTATTATTTTACTGCCTCGCGGCTTGTGCCGTATAAGCGGATTGACCTCGTTGTCGAGGCTTTTGCCAAAATGCCGGACAAAGAGCTGATCGTCATCGGCGACGGCCCGGAGATGAAGACGCTGAAGCAGCTGGCAACGCCGAACGTCAAGCTGCTCGGCTATCAGCCCAATGCCGTGCTGCTTAAGCATATGCAGCAGGCTAAAGCTTTTATTTTCGCAGGTGAAGAGGACTTCGGCATCAGCATGGTGGAGGCTCAGGCAGCGGGAACGCCGGTTATTGCTTACGGAAAGGGCGGTGCCCAGGATATCGTCAAAGGGCTGGGCGAGAATAATCCAACCGGTTTGTTCTTTGAGAAGCAGGATGCCGAATCAGTCATTGATGCGGTAAGGCAGTTTGAGCTGCTGTCCTGGATGATGACGGATGCCAACTGCCGCCAGAATGCACAGCAGTTTTCGGTGGAGGCGTTTCTGTACCACATTTCCAGCATCGTCAGCGGCAGCTTCAATGAACGGTTTAATCCGATGAAAGTGCAGGCCTAG
- a CDS encoding CpsD/CapB family tyrosine-protein kinase, which produces MSRTKPNWPLITETNPKSPISEAYRILRTNIDFSNLEEEIRTLMVTSTKMNEGKSTTSANIAVTYAQSNKRVLLIDADMRKPTQHQLFRVSNQIGLTSVLSNQKEWENAIQATSVSGLSILPAGPVPPNPSEMLASKRMDQLLEKMKEHYDIIIVDTPPIMVVTDAQIVASKSDGVVLVIDSGTVKKEVAIKAKASLEHVKARILGVVLNKIKRSSSEGYLYYYQ; this is translated from the coding sequence ATGTCACGTACGAAACCTAATTGGCCGCTCATTACGGAAACGAACCCGAAGTCGCCGATATCGGAGGCTTACCGCATCCTTAGAACGAATATCGATTTCTCCAATTTGGAGGAAGAAATTCGTACCCTGATGGTCACCTCCACGAAGATGAACGAAGGCAAAAGCACAACCTCGGCCAACATTGCTGTCACCTATGCGCAGTCGAACAAGAGGGTGCTGTTGATTGATGCCGATATGCGCAAGCCGACGCAGCATCAGCTGTTCCGAGTATCCAATCAGATTGGCCTCACCTCGGTGCTGAGCAATCAGAAGGAATGGGAGAATGCGATTCAAGCCACTTCAGTGAGCGGGCTAAGCATTTTACCGGCAGGGCCAGTTCCGCCGAACCCGTCGGAGATGCTGGCATCGAAGCGAATGGACCAGCTGCTGGAAAAAATGAAGGAGCATTACGACATTATCATTGTCGATACTCCGCCGATCATGGTCGTGACGGATGCGCAAATCGTAGCCTCCAAGTCAGACGGCGTCGTCCTCGTCATCGATTCCGGCACAGTCAAGAAGGAAGTCGCCATCAAAGCGAAGGCGAGCCTGGAGCATGTGAAAGCGAGGATTTTAGGGGTAGTGCTCAATAAAATCAAGCGGAGCAGCTCGGAAGGGTATTTATATTACTACCAATGA
- a CDS encoding O-antigen ligase family protein, translated as MLARLPNKLALYAAMLLSLGAICLASVQHVYVLLFVAAGALAYVAIRKDAIYYVVIPALLAYQLYLPLAVSVTLSSLVLVILLLRSASQGKLMHYFRTQRLVRYYVALLIAMAVGIIYAPDRVLGFKLIAYSIIGLLALLGGYYYRARGLSVEQTLRGIQHVYLPIGLMNIYFIIAPDQELQFLRSKIASFLIEPNTLAALINVDIKANILDPFKAGTLFVNTNVASVFFGMMLCIALSLLLRKGGLLQLGICFIYLGAMLATQSRAGVLALGIVVLAYVCIRFRVQKLFKLSLLIVIPAAIIPFVVTGDIITNLTSRLNADAIEGDPRAYIWKFTFQNFAEHPLLGLGYGGWERIFPFYAATVGFSSKYPPHNLFVIMWTWSGLFGLIALILLLFGILWRGICRYYRTGSALDSCVIGAALFVIVQGMFDNFFLHDLRVASVFFFLAGLILYEQREDSEEERSSNDSRSQSENQAGSGDRQVIQERALMPQTAEVGGK; from the coding sequence ATGCTTGCCCGTTTGCCGAACAAGCTGGCGCTTTATGCCGCGATGCTGCTGTCTCTGGGCGCTATCTGCCTCGCTTCCGTACAGCATGTTTACGTGCTGCTGTTCGTTGCTGCTGGAGCGCTCGCTTATGTCGCGATTAGGAAAGACGCCATTTATTATGTTGTCATTCCTGCGCTGCTAGCCTACCAGTTGTATTTGCCGCTTGCGGTTTCGGTGACGCTGTCGAGTCTCGTGCTCGTTATACTTCTGCTGCGCTCGGCTTCGCAAGGAAAGCTGATGCATTATTTTCGCACACAGCGGCTTGTTCGTTATTATGTTGCCTTGCTTATCGCGATGGCGGTGGGCATTATTTATGCCCCGGATCGGGTGCTCGGCTTTAAGCTGATTGCTTATTCCATCATTGGGTTGCTCGCTTTGCTAGGGGGCTACTATTACCGGGCTCGCGGGCTTTCCGTTGAACAGACGCTTCGCGGCATCCAGCATGTGTATTTGCCGATTGGCCTGATGAACATTTATTTTATTATTGCTCCTGATCAGGAGCTGCAATTTTTAAGGTCGAAAATCGCGAGCTTCCTGATCGAGCCGAATACGCTGGCGGCGTTAATTAATGTAGATATTAAAGCTAACATTTTGGACCCCTTTAAAGCGGGAACGTTGTTCGTGAATACGAATGTGGCTTCGGTTTTTTTCGGGATGATGCTTTGTATTGCGCTATCGCTGCTGCTTCGCAAGGGCGGCCTGCTGCAGCTCGGCATCTGCTTCATTTATTTAGGCGCTATGCTGGCGACGCAATCACGCGCTGGCGTGCTCGCGCTTGGCATTGTGGTGCTGGCTTATGTGTGCATCCGGTTCCGGGTGCAAAAGCTGTTCAAGCTGTCGTTGCTGATCGTCATACCGGCAGCGATCATTCCTTTTGTCGTTACAGGCGACATTATAACGAATTTGACGAGCAGGCTGAATGCCGATGCGATCGAAGGCGATCCCCGGGCTTATATTTGGAAGTTCACCTTCCAAAACTTTGCCGAGCATCCGCTGCTGGGCCTTGGCTATGGCGGCTGGGAGCGGATTTTTCCATTCTACGCAGCGACGGTCGGCTTTAGCAGCAAGTATCCGCCGCATAACTTGTTTGTCATTATGTGGACATGGAGCGGCCTGTTTGGACTGATTGCCCTCATTTTGCTGCTGTTCGGCATTTTATGGCGCGGCATTTGCCGTTATTATCGCACGGGCTCGGCACTCGATAGCTGTGTAATAGGAGCGGCACTATTCGTTATCGTGCAAGGAATGTTTGATAACTTTTTCCTGCATGATCTGCGGGTCGCGTCTGTATTCTTCTTTCTTGCGGGGCTTATCTTGTACGAGCAGCGCGAGGATAGCGAGGAAGAGCGAAGCAGCAACGATAGCAGAAGCCAGAGCGAAAATCAGGCGGGCAGCGGCGATAGGCAAGTGATTCAGGAGCGGGCTTTGATGCCGCAGACGGCAGAAGTTGGAGGGAAATAA
- a CDS encoding sugar transferase: MSVNRPQYKSEARTLTLSLQAAAKRIIDVLCSLAGIIFLLPVFMLVALLIKISDPKGTVFFKQKRIGHKGNTFSIIKFRSMLHDAEQRLRADPVLYKKYIDNSYKLDPSEDPRVTKIGSFLRKTSLDELPQLINVLKGEMSLVGPRPIVRDELKEYGEKAVPFLSVKPGVTGYWQVSGRSDVGYPERVDLELFYVYNQSVWLDLKILYRTVIIVLLRKGAY, from the coding sequence ATGAGTGTAAATCGGCCACAATACAAATCGGAAGCCCGCACGCTGACTCTCTCGCTGCAAGCCGCAGCGAAGCGGATCATTGATGTCTTATGCTCGCTGGCGGGCATTATTTTTCTGCTTCCGGTGTTCATGCTCGTCGCTTTGCTGATTAAGATCAGCGATCCGAAGGGCACGGTTTTTTTCAAGCAGAAGCGGATTGGACATAAGGGCAATACGTTCAGCATCATCAAGTTTCGTTCTATGCTGCATGATGCCGAGCAGCGGCTGCGCGCCGACCCGGTATTGTACAAAAAATACATCGACAACAGCTACAAGCTTGATCCATCCGAAGACCCGCGCGTCACGAAAATCGGCAGCTTCCTGCGCAAAACGAGCCTGGACGAGCTCCCCCAGCTCATCAATGTGCTGAAAGGCGAGATGAGCCTGGTGGGACCGCGCCCAATCGTGCGTGACGAACTGAAGGAATACGGAGAGAAGGCGGTCCCCTTCCTATCGGTCAAGCCGGGAGTAACCGGCTATTGGCAAGTAAGCGGCCGCAGCGACGTCGGGTATCCTGAGCGCGTCGATCTTGAGCTTTTTTACGTCTACAACCAGTCCGTATGGCTGGATCTGAAAATATTGTATCGCACGGTCATCATCGTGCTGCTGCGCAAAGGCGCTTATTGA
- a CDS encoding Wzz/FepE/Etk N-terminal domain-containing protein has product MELKQYWHVVKKRIWLITALVCMAGIATGIYSYYFQQPEYEASTKLIVNQTGSQNDIIAKLDLSTINSNIQLVKTYKEIIRTPRVMGKVAQKYPELGLTTGQLIERISVTSVNDTQVMSVTAKDSSYGRAANIANAVSEVFMQELPSLMQVDNVSILYEADHTLTPPPVSPKPTINIAIAIALSMLVGIGFALLLDYLDDTIKTEEDIQAVLGLPTLSLIPKIREVDLGKHKDNSIDRPMRGKNNVTYET; this is encoded by the coding sequence TTGGAATTAAAACAATATTGGCACGTTGTGAAAAAAAGAATCTGGTTGATAACAGCGCTCGTCTGCATGGCAGGGATCGCCACAGGCATCTATTCTTATTATTTTCAACAGCCGGAATATGAGGCGTCGACCAAGCTGATCGTTAATCAGACAGGCAGTCAAAACGATATTATCGCCAAGCTGGATCTAAGCACGATCAACTCCAACATTCAACTGGTGAAGACGTACAAGGAAATTATAAGAACGCCGAGGGTAATGGGCAAGGTTGCCCAGAAGTATCCTGAGCTTGGCCTTACGACAGGCCAGCTGATTGAACGGATTAGCGTAACCTCAGTCAACGACACGCAGGTGATGTCCGTCACTGCAAAGGATTCCTCTTACGGCCGGGCCGCGAACATTGCGAATGCGGTATCGGAGGTGTTCATGCAGGAGCTGCCGAGCTTGATGCAGGTTGATAATGTGTCGATTTTGTACGAAGCCGATCATACGCTCACACCGCCTCCTGTGTCGCCTAAGCCGACGATAAATATTGCGATTGCGATTGCACTCTCTATGCTGGTAGGCATTGGATTCGCGCTGCTGCTCGATTATCTCGACGATACGATTAAGACGGAGGAGGACATTCAGGCGGTGCTAGGCTTGCCGACGCTGTCGCTCATTCCGAAAATTCGCGAGGTTGATCTAGGCAAGCACAAGGACAATTCCATAGACCGACCGATGAGGGGGAAAAATAATGTCACGTACGAAACCTAA
- a CDS encoding glycosyltransferase: protein MRIGVLRNTFLPASETFIYEQLNQYRNVQVEVITREVANRDKFPNQWSINTIVGAAGSSLQKKLTKLLYTLTVTSTRHINRIVEQREIELVHAHFGVDAVYAVPVCKERGIPLFATFHGYDITRLPKLMPGPLSWLVYYMKFKRLVRDTTLFLAVSNHIKQKLMAHGVPEQKIKIHYIGIDLAKVFYREAPDRDTITIMTVGRLTEKKGIAYLIEAFHRLAARREHVRLVIAGDGPLRQELAELAASGAGSGRITFLGSIPHHEVLKRLSDSDIFCLPSVTAKDGDQEGLGMVILEASGTGLPVVATSSGGIKDAVQNGKTGYLVEERSAAQLEEKLDMLVTSQPLRAAIGQNGRAFVEQQFDLRLQTEKLEQLYKQYIGEKQHV, encoded by the coding sequence ATGAGGATTGGCGTACTGAGAAATACCTTTTTGCCTGCATCGGAAACGTTTATTTATGAGCAGCTGAATCAATATCGGAATGTGCAGGTGGAGGTCATTACCCGGGAGGTCGCGAATCGCGATAAATTCCCTAATCAATGGAGCATCAACACCATTGTTGGCGCGGCAGGGTCGTCGCTTCAGAAGAAGCTGACGAAGCTGCTTTACACGCTGACCGTTACCTCTACGCGCCATATTAACCGGATCGTTGAGCAGCGCGAGATTGAGCTTGTGCATGCCCACTTCGGGGTAGATGCGGTCTATGCGGTTCCCGTCTGCAAGGAACGCGGCATTCCGCTGTTCGCTACCTTTCACGGGTACGATATTACACGGCTGCCGAAGCTGATGCCTGGGCCGCTTTCCTGGCTCGTCTATTATATGAAGTTTAAGCGGCTGGTACGGGACACAACGTTGTTCCTTGCCGTTTCAAACCATATTAAGCAGAAGCTGATGGCGCATGGCGTACCTGAGCAAAAAATCAAAATCCATTACATCGGCATCGATTTGGCTAAAGTTTTTTATCGGGAAGCGCCGGATCGTGACACGATTACGATTATGACCGTTGGCCGGCTGACCGAGAAGAAGGGCATCGCTTATTTAATTGAAGCGTTCCACCGGCTGGCAGCCCGGCGCGAGCATGTGCGCCTCGTCATTGCCGGAGACGGACCGCTGAGGCAGGAACTGGCTGAGCTTGCTGCATCGGGAGCTGGGAGCGGGCGAATTACGTTCCTCGGCAGCATTCCCCATCATGAGGTGCTGAAGCGGCTCAGCGATTCGGATATTTTCTGCTTGCCGAGCGTAACCGCGAAGGATGGCGATCAGGAAGGGCTCGGCATGGTCATTTTGGAAGCTTCCGGAACGGGACTTCCCGTTGTTGCCACCAGCAGCGGCGGCATTAAGGACGCGGTGCAAAATGGCAAAACCGGCTATTTGGTAGAGGAGCGCAGCGCCGCCCAATTGGAAGAAAAGCTCGATATGCTCGTAACCAGCCAGCCGCTGCGCGCAGCCATTGGACAAAATGGCCGCGCCTTTGTCGAGCAGCAGTTCGATCTGCGCTTGCAGACGGAGAAGCTGGAGCAGCTCTATAAACAATATATTGGAGAGAAGCAGCATGTCTAA